The Paracholeplasma brassicae genome contains a region encoding:
- the rplF gene encoding 50S ribosomal protein L6: protein MSRIGNKVIKVPAGVNVEVTPTNFVTVTGPKGTLQFQFSTVITIEMENNEITIKRSSDVNDVRKLHGTTRAVLANMVTGVSVGFKRELEIIGVGYRAQLQGNKLVLNAGYSHLVELDVPNGVTVTLPKNTEVIIEGYDKQVVGEFAANIRAVRKPEPYKGKGIRYKGENVRRKEGKTAKK, encoded by the coding sequence ATGTCACGTATTGGTAATAAAGTGATCAAAGTTCCTGCTGGTGTCAACGTAGAAGTAACGCCAACTAATTTCGTTACTGTTACAGGGCCAAAAGGAACTCTACAATTCCAATTTTCAACTGTGATTACAATTGAAATGGAAAACAATGAAATCACCATCAAAAGATCTTCTGACGTTAATGACGTTAGAAAATTACATGGTACAACAAGAGCTGTATTAGCTAATATGGTTACTGGTGTATCTGTTGGTTTCAAAAGAGAATTAGAAATTATTGGGGTTGGGTATAGAGCACAACTTCAAGGAAATAAGTTAGTCTTAAATGCGGGTTATTCACACTTAGTAGAACTTGACGTTCCAAATGGTGTGACTGTGACTTTACCAAAGAATACTGAAGTTATTATCGAAGGATATGACAAGCAAGTCGTTGGTGAATTCGCTGCAAACATTAGAGCTGTAAGAAAACCAGAACCTTACAAAGGTAAAGGGATTCGTTACAAAGGCGAAAATGTACGTCGCAAAGAAGGCAAGACTGCTAAGAAGTAG
- the rplR gene encoding 50S ribosomal protein L18: protein MINKQSSNATRQKRHLRIRRTLNGTAARPRLSVYRSNTAFYVQLIDDVNQVTLFAARSTEIEGVKGANVAAAEATGKLIAEKAIAGGITAVVFDRSGYLYHGRIKALADAARNAGLQF from the coding sequence ATGATAAATAAACAATCAAGCAATGCAACACGTCAAAAAAGACATCTTCGCATTCGTCGTACTCTTAACGGTACAGCAGCAAGACCACGTTTAAGTGTATATCGCTCTAATACAGCTTTCTATGTACAATTAATCGACGATGTGAATCAAGTTACATTATTTGCTGCAAGAAGCACAGAAATCGAAGGCGTTAAAGGCGCTAACGTAGCTGCTGCAGAAGCAACAGGTAAATTAATCGCTGAAAAAGCGATTGCTGGTGGTATCACTGCTGTTGTATTTGACAGAAGTGGTTACTTATACCATGGTCGTATCAAAGCTTTAGCCGATGCAGCTCGTAATGCCGGCTTACAATTCTAA
- the rpsE gene encoding 30S ribosomal protein S5: MRKQREKEVELFEDRVVSINRVTKVVKGGRRFRFAALVVIGDKNGTIGFGMGKAQEVPDAIKKAVEAAKKNTIKISIVNNTIAHTVTGNYGAGKVFLKPASEGTGVIAGGAVRTICELAGINNILSKSLGSKSPINMVRATFAGLESVKTIEEVAALRGVSVESLV; the protein is encoded by the coding sequence ATGCGTAAACAAAGAGAAAAAGAAGTAGAATTATTTGAAGATCGCGTTGTCTCCATCAACCGTGTTACTAAAGTAGTTAAGGGTGGACGTCGTTTTAGATTTGCAGCCTTAGTTGTTATTGGTGACAAAAACGGCACAATTGGATTTGGCATGGGCAAAGCACAAGAAGTTCCAGATGCGATCAAAAAAGCAGTTGAAGCAGCTAAAAAGAATACAATTAAGATTTCAATCGTAAACAACACCATCGCTCATACCGTAACAGGTAACTATGGCGCAGGTAAAGTATTCTTAAAACCAGCTTCTGAAGGTACTGGGGTAATTGCAGGTGGTGCGGTTCGTACAATTTGTGAATTAGCTGGTATCAACAACATTTTAAGTAAGTCATTAGGTTCTAAATCACCAATTAACATGGTGAGAGCAACATTTGCAGGTTTAGAAAGTGTCAAAACAATTGAAGAAGTTGCTGCATTACGCGGTGTTTCTGTAGAAAGTTTGGTGTAA
- the rpmD gene encoding 50S ribosomal protein L30 produces the protein MKIEITLKKSLIGRKQNQVKTAHALGLRKLNSSVVKERNEAIDGMVNTIAHLVTVKEIA, from the coding sequence ATGAAAATTGAAATCACATTAAAGAAATCTTTAATCGGTAGAAAACAAAATCAAGTTAAAACTGCTCACGCTTTAGGACTAAGAAAATTAAACTCATCAGTAGTTAAAGAGAGAAATGAAGCCATCGATGGTATGGTTAACACAATCGCTCATTTAGTTACTGTCAAAGAAATCGCGTAA